The genomic region TGTTTTGACAGAGGAGTTGCGCTGTGAAATGACTGACGCCATTGGCTTTGATGGAATAGATCCAGCTGAGCAGTTGTATTATGGTGAACTCAGAGCTAATAGTACTTTATATACAGATTTATTATTGCAGAAATTGCCCTCGTCCGTTAATAGAAGTGATTTTGTAGCTCGACGAGAATGGTTGATGTTCTCGGATGGTATGAAATATCGAGATGGCTACGGAAGAAATGCACGACTACAGATGCTTACTCTGCTGTCCATTCCAGGTAGATTATTATTGCTAGATGAATATAATGCTCGAATTGATCAGTTGAATGGGCGATATAAAGAGGCTGCGGATAAAATAGTAGACTTGTCTGGTATATATTTGGATGTTGATTCTCGGAATGATTTGAAAGAAGCGGATAAATTATGTAGAGAATTAATAAAACAAGGCAGTGGTGATTTGGCTGTTCAAGTAGCGTCCGTGGTAAATGATAGTTTGTTGTCGGGAGATCCTTCAAAGAACAGGCTGTTTCTGCCTGATGTTATACGTAAAGTAGCTAAACATGATAGGGATATTAACTTATTAAATGAGGCAATTAGGTTGTATAAGGAAATTATCAATAGTAAACCTAAGTATGATAGCTTGGCTGTGGGGAAGTTAAGGGCTGCCGAAAAGTTACTGAGGTCTATGAAGGCTGCTGGTGCGATTGTGTGCGATGCTACCTGTGATAAAATTAGTGAATAAATATCTAATAAAAGGAGTTTTATGGTAGCGAAATCTACTGAGTCAAAAAAACCAACAAATAAGGACGTAAAAGCAGCGAAAACATCAGCTAAAAAACTAACTGCTAATAGTATTAAAACAGTCACGAAAGTTGCCGCCATCAAAGAAAAGAAAATTGTAAGTGCAGCTATAAAAGATACTCATATGGGTGGGTTTGTAAACTTTATTCGCGAGCAAGGTGTTGTTGGTTTGGCTGTAGGTTTGGCAATTGGTACTGCAGCTGGTGATACGGTTAAAAAGTTAGTGACGGCATTTATTGACCCGTTAGTGCAGTTGATCGTTGGCTCTCAACAAGGATTGCAATCAGCTTCATTTACGGTTGAAGTTGCTGGACGTAAAGGTGAGTTTTTATACGGCGCGTTCGTTAGCTCGTTAATTACGTTGATAGCCGTTGCATTTGTTGTATATGCAATCGTTCACTTCTTTAAACTCGATAAATTAGACAAGAAAAAGGACTAAACCTTAACTAATAAGTGTGCCTACTGATTCTCCGCGGGTTGCGCGGAGAATATTTCCGTCTGTAAGCAAATCACAAATTACGACTGGAATATGCTCGTCCATTGCTAGTCCAATTGCCGCCTTATCCATAACGGCAATGTTAGGATTTGTTAGGGCTTCTTGGTAAGATAAATGATCAATTTTTACGGCGTCAGGGAATTTCATAGGATCTTTATCATAAACTCCGTCGACTTTCGTTGTTTTAACCACGGCATCACACTGCATTTCCAGTGCTAGATTTAATGCCGCAGTATCAGTAGTCAGAAATGGTCGACCGGTGCCAC from Candidatus Nanosynbacter sp. HMT-352 harbors:
- a CDS encoding MscL family protein gives rise to the protein MVAKSTESKKPTNKDVKAAKTSAKKLTANSIKTVTKVAAIKEKKIVSAAIKDTHMGGFVNFIREQGVVGLAVGLAIGTAAGDTVKKLVTAFIDPLVQLIVGSQQGLQSASFTVEVAGRKGEFLYGAFVSSLITLIAVAFVVYAIVHFFKLDKLDKKKD